In Frondihabitans sp. PAMC 28766, a genomic segment contains:
- a CDS encoding sigma factor-like helix-turn-helix DNA-binding protein, whose protein sequence is MMAAEAAVLDRAGVGRTGVIAAFARLGVQDRDVVGLCLVSGFTPAQAAVGLGLTPEAVESRLAAALRRLRSTAPGIPPEALLAALRSLA, encoded by the coding sequence ATGATGGCAGCGGAAGCGGCTGTGCTGGATCGCGCCGGGGTGGGGCGCACCGGGGTGATCGCAGCGTTCGCGCGACTGGGGGTGCAGGATCGTGACGTGGTCGGCCTGTGCCTGGTGTCGGGCTTCACGCCCGCCCAGGCCGCGGTCGGGCTGGGTCTGACACCGGAGGCCGTCGAGTCGCGTCTCGCAGCGGCACTGCGGCGCCTTCGGTCGACTGCGCCGGGCATCCCGCCCGAGGCGCTGCTCGCCGCGCTCCGCAGCCTCGCCTGA
- the gatC gene encoding Asp-tRNA(Asn)/Glu-tRNA(Gln) amidotransferase subunit GatC, whose protein sequence is MSEITREQVEHLAGLARIALTPDEVDRMTSELGLIVDSIAKVQEVAGQDVPATSHPIPLSNVFRDDVVGETLTQEQALEGAPEHDGSRFKVSAILGEEQ, encoded by the coding sequence ATGTCTGAAATCACGCGCGAGCAGGTCGAGCACCTCGCCGGTCTCGCCCGAATCGCCCTCACCCCCGACGAGGTCGACAGGATGACGAGCGAGCTCGGCCTCATCGTCGACAGCATCGCCAAGGTGCAGGAGGTCGCAGGGCAAGACGTGCCCGCGACCAGCCACCCGATCCCGCTCTCGAACGTGTTCCGCGACGACGTCGTCGGCGAGACGCTGACGCAGGAGCAGGCGCTCGAGGGCGCCCCCGAACACGACGGCAGCCGCTTCAAGGTGAGCGCCATCCTGGGAGAAGAGCAGTGA
- a CDS encoding cysteine hydrolase family protein, whose product MKRALIVIDVQNEYVTGQLKICSPDLSVSMPNILVALDAAQDAGLPTVAVAHVEDASSPLFARGSTGAELHPDLAGRPFAHSIEKSDVSAFVGTDLEEWLRSQDVDTVVITGYMTQHCCAGTARDAAALGFTVEFLSDATGTIDLVNEAGTISAAALHLSVLVTMQSDFAAVATTAEWSLAVQTGETLPVSSIWASSGHGRLTDKHSELHKLMHEARADIDSEVAAGEAHQFAHTLYTGQGITSL is encoded by the coding sequence GTGAAGCGCGCCCTCATCGTCATCGACGTCCAGAACGAGTACGTCACCGGGCAGCTGAAGATCTGCTCGCCCGACCTGTCGGTCTCGATGCCGAACATCCTCGTGGCGCTCGACGCGGCGCAGGATGCAGGGCTCCCGACCGTCGCGGTCGCTCACGTCGAAGACGCCTCCTCGCCGCTGTTCGCGCGCGGGTCGACCGGGGCCGAGCTGCACCCCGACCTCGCCGGCCGACCCTTCGCCCACTCGATCGAGAAGTCGGACGTCTCGGCTTTCGTCGGCACCGACCTCGAGGAGTGGCTGCGTTCGCAGGACGTCGACACCGTGGTGATCACCGGCTACATGACGCAGCACTGCTGCGCGGGCACGGCGCGCGACGCGGCGGCCCTCGGCTTCACCGTCGAGTTCCTGTCGGATGCCACCGGCACCATCGACCTCGTCAACGAGGCCGGCACGATCTCGGCCGCGGCGCTGCACCTCAGCGTGCTCGTCACGATGCAGTCCGACTTCGCCGCCGTGGCGACGACGGCCGAGTGGTCGCTCGCGGTGCAGACCGGCGAGACGCTGCCGGTCTCGAGCATCTGGGCGAGCTCGGGCCACGGCCGCCTCACCGACAAGCACTCCGAGCTGCACAAGCTCATGCACGAGGCTCGCGCCGACATCGACAGCGAGGTCGCCGCAGGCGAGGCGCACCAGTTCGCGCACACGCTCTACACCGGTCAGGGCATCACCTCGCTCTAG
- a CDS encoding response regulator transcription factor, protein MLVETHDPAVRIVMADDSTLLREGLARLFDEAGFTVVATYDSAEPLIAEIEVTRPGLVVLDVRMPPTFRDEGVRAAVALKKSHPGIGVLLLSQYAEVDYANELTEAGGDGVGYLLKDRVSSLTELRDAVTRIVAGGTVIDEQIVRELISRRRDPLSTLTPREVEVLSLMAEGGTNQAIAEALHLGVGTVEKHSTAIFSKLGLDADDGTSHRRVLAVLAWLQRRPGLG, encoded by the coding sequence GCTGCTGCGTGAGGGGCTGGCGCGTCTCTTCGACGAGGCCGGGTTCACCGTCGTGGCCACCTACGACAGCGCCGAGCCGCTGATCGCCGAGATCGAGGTCACGCGGCCCGGCCTCGTCGTGCTCGACGTGCGGATGCCGCCGACCTTCCGCGACGAGGGCGTCCGCGCGGCGGTCGCCCTCAAGAAGAGCCACCCGGGCATCGGTGTCCTGCTGCTCAGCCAGTACGCGGAGGTCGACTACGCCAACGAGCTCACCGAGGCAGGAGGCGACGGGGTCGGCTACCTGCTGAAGGACCGCGTCTCGTCGCTCACCGAGCTGCGCGACGCCGTCACCCGCATCGTGGCCGGCGGCACCGTCATCGACGAGCAGATCGTGCGCGAGCTGATCAGCCGCCGCCGCGACCCCCTCAGCACCCTGACACCGCGCGAGGTCGAGGTGCTCTCGCTGATGGCCGAGGGTGGCACCAACCAGGCGATCGCCGAAGCCCTCCACCTCGGCGTCGGCACGGTCGAGAAGCACAGCACGGCCATCTTCTCGAAGCTCGGTCTCGACGCCGACGACGGCACCTCGCACCGGCGCGTGCTCGCCGTGCTCGCGTGGCTGCAGCGGCGGCCCGGTCTAGGCTGA
- a CDS encoding alpha/beta hydrolase has translation MTGHTHSAIVAVNADVTPESAPAAGGASATPVTSDITLQAPVEGAPVHSSTLVACGAAHGRYPGASAAASIHADDCLVQLAEASTSQLDRFGASLHDDTAQDVDFATVVSEEGTPVQVSDWWSTLGPERQNALVHAMPGVVGNLEGVPYTTRDTANRLTLHRAIDEITHVQTLAKVGLALFGGDARRLTMLQQISLALQRGRENDDARRQLISLDTVFPGRAAVSVGDLDTADNVTLMVPGMLYTVSNQITFWTDRAADLHSEQDFYSNALATSTTAPTTSATVAWMGYRTPGLTNFMTLNLARAGAVHLEDAVEGLDADRRGDAPRVNIIAHSYGSTTATIALSNHTIHVDSLTVLGSPGSVVPRASDLAVAKGGVYAAAAALDPVAGSGFFGVDPGSTAFGATLLDVAGGTDPFTEQALSPTFVHNSYFWPGTESVHNLALIGIGHGALAGGRVPDPNAPEQATSPSLAFVRPQDVSRELQTA, from the coding sequence ATGACAGGGCACACCCACAGCGCGATCGTCGCCGTGAACGCCGACGTGACGCCTGAGAGCGCGCCTGCGGCAGGCGGCGCCTCGGCGACGCCGGTCACCTCCGACATCACCCTCCAGGCACCCGTGGAGGGTGCCCCGGTGCACTCCTCGACACTCGTCGCCTGCGGTGCCGCGCACGGCCGCTACCCCGGCGCGTCGGCCGCCGCGTCGATCCACGCCGACGACTGCCTCGTGCAGCTCGCCGAGGCGTCGACGTCGCAGCTCGACCGCTTCGGCGCCTCGCTCCACGACGACACCGCCCAAGACGTCGACTTCGCGACCGTCGTGTCGGAGGAGGGCACGCCCGTCCAGGTGTCCGACTGGTGGTCGACACTCGGCCCCGAACGTCAGAACGCCCTCGTGCACGCGATGCCCGGTGTCGTCGGCAACCTCGAGGGGGTCCCGTACACGACCCGCGACACCGCGAACCGCCTCACGCTGCATCGCGCGATCGACGAGATCACTCACGTGCAGACTCTCGCCAAGGTGGGTCTGGCCTTGTTCGGCGGCGACGCCCGGCGCCTCACGATGCTGCAGCAGATCTCCCTCGCCCTCCAGCGCGGGCGCGAGAACGACGACGCACGGCGGCAGCTGATCTCTCTCGACACCGTCTTCCCCGGCCGCGCCGCGGTCTCGGTCGGCGACCTCGACACCGCCGACAACGTCACCCTGATGGTGCCGGGCATGCTCTACACGGTCTCGAACCAGATCACCTTCTGGACGGATCGCGCAGCCGACCTCCACAGCGAGCAGGATTTCTACTCCAACGCGCTCGCGACCTCGACGACGGCCCCGACCACGTCGGCGACCGTCGCGTGGATGGGCTACCGCACACCGGGCCTCACCAACTTCATGACCCTGAACCTCGCCCGCGCCGGCGCAGTGCACCTCGAAGACGCCGTCGAGGGCCTCGACGCCGACCGCCGCGGCGACGCCCCGCGGGTCAACATCATCGCGCACTCGTACGGCTCGACCACGGCGACCATCGCCCTGTCGAACCACACGATCCACGTCGACTCGCTGACGGTGCTCGGCTCGCCCGGCAGCGTCGTGCCACGGGCCTCCGACCTCGCAGTGGCCAAGGGCGGCGTCTACGCGGCGGCGGCGGCGCTCGATCCGGTGGCCGGCAGCGGCTTCTTCGGCGTCGACCCGGGCTCGACGGCGTTCGGCGCGACCCTCCTCGACGTGGCGGGCGGCACCGATCCCTTCACCGAGCAGGCGCTCTCGCCGACGTTCGTGCACAACTCGTACTTCTGGCCGGGCACCGAGTCGGTGCACAACCTGGCCCTGATCGGCATCGGCCACGGCGCCCTCGCCGGCGGCCGCGTGCCCGACCCGAATGCGCCCGAGCAGGCGACGAGCCCGTCACTGGCCTTCGTGCGGCCCCAGGACGTCTCGCGAGAGCTGCAGACGGCCTGA
- the gatA gene encoding Asp-tRNA(Asn)/Glu-tRNA(Gln) amidotransferase subunit GatA codes for MTDTVPTDGLIRLTAADLASKLASREVSSVEVTKAHLDRIAAVDGDVHAFLHVSENALATAAAIDERRASGEQLGELAGVPIAIKDVLCTIDMPSTSGSKILEGWVPPYDATVVAKLRAADLVPLGKTNMDEFAMGSSTEFSAYGPTHNPWNLDRIPGGSGGGSAAAVAAFEAPLALGSDTGGSIRQPGAVTGTVGVKPTYGSVSRYGAIALASSLDQVGPVSRTVLDSALLHDVIKGHDRRDSTSLPDEWPSFADAARAGLAPDSLRGVKVGVVKELNGEGFQAGVTTRFAEAVATLAAAGAEIVEVSAPSFEYAISAYYLILPAEASSNLAKFDSVRFGLRVNPEGGGTVEDVMSATREAGFGPEVKRRIILGTYALSAGYYDAYYGSAQKVRTLVQRDFTRLFDEVDILISPSAPTTAFPIGEKIDDPLAMYLNDLTTIPANLAGIPGLTLPMGLAEEDDLPTGLQLMAPARADARLYTYGAALEQLFEASWGRTLISQAPSLSFTEQSAATEGVV; via the coding sequence GTGACAGACACGGTGCCGACCGACGGCCTCATCCGCCTGACCGCTGCCGACCTCGCCTCCAAGCTCGCGAGCCGCGAGGTCTCGAGCGTCGAGGTCACGAAGGCGCACCTCGACCGCATCGCCGCGGTCGACGGCGACGTGCACGCGTTCCTCCACGTCAGCGAGAACGCTCTGGCGACGGCTGCGGCCATCGACGAGCGCCGCGCGTCCGGCGAGCAGCTCGGCGAGCTGGCCGGCGTGCCGATCGCCATCAAAGACGTGCTCTGCACGATCGACATGCCGTCGACCTCCGGCTCGAAGATCCTCGAGGGCTGGGTGCCGCCGTACGACGCCACCGTCGTCGCGAAGCTTCGCGCGGCCGACCTCGTGCCGCTCGGCAAGACCAACATGGACGAGTTCGCGATGGGCTCGTCGACCGAGTTCTCGGCCTACGGCCCGACCCACAACCCGTGGAACCTCGACCGCATCCCCGGCGGCTCGGGCGGCGGTTCGGCCGCGGCCGTCGCGGCCTTCGAGGCGCCGCTGGCCCTCGGCAGCGACACCGGCGGCTCGATCCGCCAGCCGGGCGCCGTCACGGGCACGGTCGGAGTGAAGCCCACCTACGGCTCGGTCAGCCGATACGGCGCGATCGCGCTCGCCTCCTCGCTCGACCAGGTCGGCCCCGTCAGCCGCACGGTGCTCGACTCCGCCCTTCTGCACGACGTCATCAAGGGCCACGACCGACGAGACTCCACCTCGCTGCCCGACGAGTGGCCGTCGTTCGCCGACGCCGCCCGCGCAGGTCTCGCCCCCGACTCCCTCAGGGGCGTCAAGGTCGGCGTCGTCAAAGAGCTGAACGGCGAGGGCTTCCAGGCCGGGGTCACGACCCGCTTCGCCGAAGCCGTGGCCACACTGGCGGCGGCAGGAGCCGAGATCGTCGAGGTCTCCGCCCCCAGCTTCGAGTACGCCATCAGCGCCTACTACCTCATCCTCCCCGCCGAGGCCTCCTCCAACCTCGCGAAGTTCGACTCCGTGCGCTTCGGCCTCCGGGTCAACCCCGAGGGCGGCGGCACGGTCGAAGACGTGATGAGCGCCACGCGCGAGGCCGGCTTCGGCCCCGAAGTCAAGCGCCGCATCATCCTCGGCACCTACGCGCTGAGCGCCGGCTACTACGACGCCTACTACGGCAGCGCACAGAAGGTGCGCACCCTCGTGCAGCGCGACTTCACCCGCCTGTTCGACGAGGTCGACATCCTGATCTCGCCGTCGGCGCCCACCACGGCCTTCCCGATCGGCGAGAAGATCGACGACCCGCTGGCCATGTACCTCAACGACCTCACGACGATCCCGGCGAACCTGGCCGGCATCCCGGGCCTCACGCTGCCCATGGGTCTCGCCGAGGAGGACGACCTGCCCACGGGCCTTCAGCTAATGGCGCCGGCCCGCGCAGACGCTCGCCTCTACACGTACGGTGCCGCGCTCGAGCAGCTGTTCGAGGCATCCTGGGGTCGCACCCTGATCTCGCAGGCGCCGAGCCTCAGCTTCACCGAACAGTCCGCCGCGACAGAAGGAGTGGTCTGA
- a CDS encoding DUF3097 domain-containing protein: MPSSGGHGLGPDRYGDDVLAKGWKDAGRNPPRVVDAVRDLVVEDVRSGFTGAIVRVEATSIEVVDWKDRVRAFPLNGSFTIDGEPVRLRYPKAAPTGRLRSASGSFAVQDATARVALPSRIFVEGRHDADLVEKVWGDDLRVEGVAVEYIEGVDNLAEVLKVFKPGPARKVGVLVDHLVTGSKESRIADAIAASPLSRHVLVVGHPYVDVWQAVKPARVGLASWPSIPRSIEWKKGICAHLGWPHDEQADIARAWQRILGQVRTFADLEPAFLGRVEELIDFVTVPGA, encoded by the coding sequence GTGCCTAGCTCGGGTGGCCACGGCCTCGGGCCGGATCGATACGGTGATGACGTCCTCGCCAAGGGCTGGAAGGACGCGGGCCGGAATCCCCCGCGCGTCGTCGACGCCGTCCGCGACCTCGTCGTTGAAGACGTCCGCTCGGGTTTCACCGGCGCCATCGTGCGCGTCGAGGCCACGTCGATCGAGGTCGTCGACTGGAAAGACCGGGTGCGGGCCTTCCCGCTGAACGGCTCGTTCACGATCGACGGCGAGCCCGTGCGGCTGCGCTACCCGAAGGCTGCGCCGACCGGCCGCCTCCGCTCGGCCTCCGGCTCGTTCGCGGTGCAGGACGCCACGGCTCGCGTCGCCCTCCCCAGCCGCATCTTCGTCGAGGGCCGCCACGACGCCGACCTCGTCGAAAAGGTCTGGGGCGACGACCTCCGCGTCGAGGGTGTCGCCGTCGAGTACATCGAGGGCGTCGACAACCTCGCCGAGGTGCTGAAGGTCTTCAAGCCCGGGCCCGCGCGCAAGGTCGGCGTGCTCGTCGACCACCTCGTGACGGGCTCGAAAGAGAGCAGGATCGCCGACGCGATCGCCGCATCCCCCCTGTCGCGTCACGTCCTCGTGGTGGGGCACCCCTACGTCGACGTCTGGCAGGCCGTGAAGCCCGCTCGCGTCGGCCTGGCCTCGTGGCCGTCGATCCCACGCAGCATCGAGTGGAAGAAGGGCATCTGCGCGCACCTCGGCTGGCCGCACGACGAGCAGGCCGACATCGCCCGGGCCTGGCAGCGGATCCTGGGCCAGGTGCGCACCTTCGCCGACCTCGAGCCCGCCTTCCTCGGCCGGGTGGAGGAGCTCATCGACTTCGTGACGGTGCCCGGGGCCTGA